The DNA window GGGTTACTCTTCCCCTGCTACCAGGGAGTGGAAAATCATCCCTGAAAGAAATAGCGAGAgggtttctggaaaaaaatccatgttgcCCTCAGATGTGACTCTCTCGGCAAGCTCAGGCTTGGGTTTGCCTGATGGAAATGCTGAGGTCTGAGTTGGTCTTGAGCCCAGGCTCCTGCAGATCTGCTTCTACCCTCCCCAGTCCCATCTCCAATGTCTTGTTAGAAAGGTCGTGTTGTGCCATGTGCCGTATGGAGCCGTGCCCGCAGcagtcttctctcctcctccctacCACCCTGTTTGTGCTGTGCTTGCAGGAGCGTGATATCTCTCAGACTTTGACTCCTCTGTTAAACAGCTAATGGACACAAAGGTCGTCGGACAGGAGGGACACCCCCCAGCAAAGAAGCAGTGACCCTGGGTTGGTTACCTGCCCCTGGAGCGCTGGTCCCGCTGCCTGCCAGAGCCAGGCTGTTGCTGAAGAAATGGGCAGCCAGCTGCTGAATGGTACCAtccagcccctccagccccggcATGGGTGGTGTGGTGGCCAGAGGGCCCATCAGGTTCTCCCGGGGTGGTTGCAGCACAGCCTCCATGTTCAGCTCCACCCGGTCCACCTCCAGACCCCAGGACTTGGTCATGTCATTAAtctccagctgcagagccaggaagaaagggagaggtgttagcagcccaggcagagctgggtaTAGCCATGGAGATCACCCACCACAGCACCCCCAACCTATGGGCATTCCCATAGCTTATACTTCTGCTACCCACCAGCTTTAAATGCAGGGTGTTGAACCAGGCTCCATAGCCCATCTCCTCCAAGCTGCCCACTCTCACGTTCAACCCTGCTTGCCCAGTTGCTCTCCTGGCTTGGAGGAGGTCAGGACAGGGAGGACAGCTCTGTCTTTTACCCCTTTCCGTGGCTCCCTCCCAGGCTGGCCCCTTTCCTCACTGTCCCCTGGGCACCGTGCCCTGGCATGGTGCTCCACCAGGAAGACTGACCTCCACACTACCCCAGAAACCCCAGAGATACCGTTATATCCCCCCAGCCTCCTTTTATATCCTCCCTTGTAGACATTCAAGCTCTTGGCCTGGCCCAAGTTGGCTGCAGGCACTAGTCATTGCCTTCTGCCACCGCCTtgtcctgctgctctccccaaAAGCCTTTTCCAGTTTGCAGCCCCCTCCAGACATTTTCCTGGTGCAGATATGGAGGTCAGATTGAAGCCTGCCAACAACATGTGAGCTTTTCCGTGTGGCCAAAGCCCTTCAAGGTAAGCCACAGAGCTCCAGAGACCCACAGGCTGAAGGTATCTGCTCCCCACTAATCACCACATCTTCCCAGCTCTCCACCTTGGCCAGGTCCAAGAGCCTGGACTTTCAGCAGCCACAGCTTTCCCTTACGGTTATTTCCACACCAAGAGGGTTTGAAGGGCCTGGGGGGctctgtgcagggctggggcagtcCTCACCAGCAGCTGCTCCCCGATCCTCAGCTTCTCCACCTGGATCTCACGGAGGCTCTTCTTCACCAAGGTCTTGGTCATGGCGTTCTGCGCCGTCATCCGGGTGGCCGCGATGAGGTCCTTCACCATCATGACGGACAACACGGGGTCCCACACCCGGAACTGGATGTCAGCACCCATAGAGATGACTGCCCCGTCCTTGGAGACcacctggggcagaggggagtCAGGatctctccccttctctgccCCATTGCCCAACCCTTGTGCATAGAGCCTGGGAGCAAAGGCATTCACTTCTTTCCCAGCTGCCAACTGGCTCTAGATCTCTTTATTAAGAGGGTTATTAGGAATAAAATCAATCCAAATGATGAAGTTTGGGCTAGTCTGATTGGTGAGGCCAGTTTCCAGCACAGGGCTGTTATTGAAAGACATCTGGGAAGGATAGGGATTGATGTTTTTGAGATGTCTCCAGCCAGGAACTTGCATTGAACAAGGTGTGCAAAGTCAAGAGGAGCTTTTCAGCCACAGGCAGGGAAGGACTCTGGGTTCACAGCACCAGCCAAAACCCCCCTTGCCTCACTGTGAGGATGGAGGAACTGAAGGTTGGGTCAATGCATGGCACCAAGGGTCAGACCATCCCAAAATCCACCTGCTCTGGGTATTTAGAGATGTCTCTCCATCCTGCCCTGAGGCCCAAGGCAGCTCACCTTGCAGGGGGGTACGTTGAAAGCCCTCGTCCTCAGATCCACCCGCTGCCAGTGATCGatgaagggcagcagcaggaccacGCCGGGTCCCTGCGGCGCCCGGATGCGGCCCAGGCGGAAGATGATCATTCGCTCGTAGGTGGGCACGATCTGAAACGGGGAAGTTTAGACCAGGGCAGAAGCAAAACCCTGGGTCCTGCGGTGCCAGGAGATATGGGACCAGGGGGCAGACAGGAATGGTCCCCCCCACAGAGGATGGGTTGTCATCCCACTCCTCACCTGCTTTCCTCCCTTACCTTCAAGGCAAACCATCCTGAGATGGGGAAGGTGACAACCATCAGCAAGAAGACCAAGGAGGTGATAACCCCGTGGCAGATCCAGGATAGCCAACCCTGGGAAGAATCTGCAGCGGGGTGAAAGGGGGATGTACCTGCTCCAAAACCCCCTTCCCTGCCCGTGAACCCCCACCTGAGCCTCTCCCCCCATGCACATGCACCCCAGGGAAGCCGGCGGTGAGGGGAGCACCCGGCCAGCGCGACACCCTACAGCGAAAGTGGCAATAAGGAGGAAGGCAGCAATTCACCTCTAAGGTCGGGACTCACCTGCAGTATTCCCAGCCGGCCCCAGAAGGTCTTCCTTGGATCCGAAGGAGAAGCAGCCCTTCTGGGCACCATAGACCCCAATGCTGGACTGCTGGAAGCGGTCAAAGTCTCCCAAGGGAAGGGCTTGGTATCCCGACCGGCTGAACATGGTGCTGGTGCCTTGCACAGGACCCTGCTCCTGATGCTTGGAGCCCTCTAagccctgctccccactgcCATCGCAGCCACCTCTGTGGCCAGCGTGGCTTCTGCTTGCCCCTGACCTGATGCAACGTCCCTGCCTGGATGTGCGACCGGAGAGACGCCGGAGAAGAGCTGACAAGCCCCGCTGTTATCACGGAAGATGCTTGCTAGAAGAAATCAAACCCTCCAGGGGATTTCCTTGCTGGGGTCTCACCCAggctgggggtctgggggcttCGCATCCTTCTGGCCACCCTCTGGGTAGGAGCCAGGAGACAAAagctgcagccccacagccgcCCTCCGCTTTGCACCCCCTTGGAGCTGGGAGATaaccccagggtgtccccagccaCCAGTCCCTGTGGCCGTGGGGAGGATGCTgcggggaggaaggagggagccACTGGTGCTTCCTGGTCTGCTCGTCATGTGGCTGCTGACGGCACAGCGACGAAACGGGGACGGCTCATGGCTCGGTGAGTTTTCCCAGAGAGGCCCTGCTCCGTCAGCCATGGGGAGGACAGGGTCCTCCATCACGCACACACACCTTGGGGGGCTCTGGAGGGTACCCCAGCCCCACGGAGAACTGGGAGAGGTATTTTTCCCAGTGATTCCTGCTCCGGCGTGGCCTTCTCACCATGCCaaagcccccccaccccatctcaCCAGCCTGGAAATGGCAGTGGAGACCAAAAAGCAGCCTggagcagcactgctgaggaTGGGGGAGGTGGCAATAGGGCAGGTTTAAAGCCCCCCCCCGGCTGAAGCAGGGGCCTGAGACACTGCCCCAGACACAGCTGCAGCCCTTGCAGCCAAGTCAGCACCCCAGCACAGCTCGGGGGGGTCCTATCTAGCAGCTGAAACAGAGATTTGCCATCCTATCCCTCGGGTGCCAGCATCCCCCTGTGGTGCCCGCATCCCCACCCTGGTGCCCGCTTTCCCGCCCCCCGGTGCCAGCATCCCCCCCCCTGGTCCCAGCATCCCCCCTTGGGTGCCAGCATCCCCCCTCCCGGTGCCAGCATCACCCCCCCTGTACCAGCACCCCAGTACCAGCATTGTCCCCCCCAGTGCCAGCATCCCCCCCCTGCCGGTGCCAGCATCCCCACCCTGGTACCAGCATCCCCCCGGTGCCAGCACCACCCCAGTACCAGCATCCCCACCCCAATGCCAATACCCCCCCGGTGCCAGCACCACCCCAGTACCAGCATCCCCACCCTGGTACCATCATCCCCCCGGTGCCAGCACCACCCCAGTACCAGCATCCCCCCGGTGCCAGCACCACCCCAGTACCAGCATCCCCACCCCAGTGCCAACACCCCCCTGGTGCCAGCATCCCGCCCCCCAGCCACCGGCCCCCCGCGGCAGAGGGCGGGGGGCAGTGCCCGGCTGGCAGCGGGGTACCCCGCCTCCAGCTCCCCCGcttcccccccacacccccggGGTAGTTCCCTGCCGTTCCCGCCTTCTacccctccagctcctcctcctcctcctcctcctctccccccaggCAGGCTGGAGAAACCGAAACTCCTGCGCCGCTCCCATGCCCGAcatccccgctgccccccggccgcccggccccggccccccggcaGGTAACGGCGCGGGGGGGTCCCCGCTTTCCCGGAGGGAGAGGCAGgacggggagagggggggggaagggcTTCTGCCTgcgctgcggggctggggggagacCCGGGGGGGGTgaagggtgggcaggggggacaCCTTTGGGTCCAGGGCTGGTGCCAGCACCCTGGTGCTGCCCGGGAGGTTTTGCGGGAAGCGGGGGGGTCCGTCACCGGGGTCCCCCCGTGCCCTCCGCGCTCGCAGGGCGGGAGGAGGCGGCAGCAGGAAACcgaaagaaaaacaggtttgCAACCGTCGTTCCCCACCCCCCAACTTCGATATCCCAAATTCCTCGGGAGGGAagaggctggggtgggggaagagccCCAAGGGTCCCACAGCGAGGACAGGAGGGAGCACAACCCTTTGCAAGCCAGCAGAGAATCTCCCCAGGAGAGCACCCTTCGCCTTGCCGGGGGGCAGCCACGGACCTGCCCTCgctggaagggagggagaggagccaTCCCTtatccctgccctgcagcgggGTGGGTAAAGCGGGCTGCCCACGGGTGGCCTGCATGGCCCCCACGGGTGGGACCGAGCCTCCCGTCCCCCCTGGCTCACACACTTTCCCCTGCATCCCATCTAGGTGGAGAAGGCACCGCTGCCCCCATGGAGACGAGACCCCAGCCGGGTACACCCTCGCgctcccctccatcccacctAGATGGAGATGGCACTGCTGCCTCCACGACGAGACCCCAGCCAGGAACATCCTTGTGCTCTGCTCCATCCCACCTAGATGGAGACAGCACTGCTGCCCCCACGGAGACAAGACCCCAGCCAGGTACGTCCCCATGCTCCCTTCCATCCCACCTAGATGGAGACAGCACCGCTGCCCCCACGGACACAAGACCCCAGCCAGGTACACCCTTGTgctcccctccatcccacctAGATGGAGACAGCACCGCTGCCCCCACAGAGACAAGATCCCAGCCGGGTACGTCCCCATGCTCCCTTCCATCCCATCAAGATGGAGACAGCACTGCTGCCCCCATGGAGACGGGGCCCCAGCCAGGTACACCCTCATGCTCCCCTCCACCCCTCTTGTGCATGGTGGAGGCTGACTTCCAGTTCATCCTCTGCGAGGGCTGCCGGCAGGAATCGCCCAACCTCAAGCTCCTCACCTGCCTCCACACCTTGTGCCTCGACTGCCTGAGTGAGAACAAGCCCATTGGGCAGTGCCCCGTGTGCCGGACGGTCATCCCGCAGGCCAGCGGCATCCCCGACATGGACAACCTGCTCTTCACCAACCTGCAGGCCAGGCTCAATGTCTACAAGAAGATCATCAACCACAGTGGCCCGAGCTGCAGCCGGTGCCAGAGGAACACGGCAGCGGTGTGGTGCTCCGAGTGCGAAGAGTTCCTCTGCGCCAAGTGCTTTGAGGATCACCAGTGGTTCTTCAAGAAGAGGAGCCATGAGGCCAGGAGGTTGGAGGACCTTCGTGCTGAGTCAGCCCGTTGGTTCCTGGAAGACACCAGAAAGTCGTGCAACATCTTCTGCTCCAATCCCAGTCATGCCAGCCAGGGCCACATCTCCAGGTGAGAGTGGTGCCTCGTCCCCGGGTCCCATCCTGCACCAAGGGctttggggctgctgctccaggaccAACTCTGCCAGGAGGGCAGAGCCCAGGGGGTTTCATCACCTGCCTTTGGAGAGGGATCGCTGCAACCCCAGCGAGACCCcgggcaggagcagggtgggATACGGGGCTGACAGGTCCccgggaggagggaggggagcaaaGGTGGGTTGAACACCCAGCTTCATGCCCACATCTGCAGCTGGTGATGTGAGGTAAAGCCCTTTCCCAccccatgcctcagtttcccctctcaCTAAAGCCCTCAGCTGCcccttggggagggggaatcATGCCCAGCACAGTGCAAATGCTTTTCTCTCCCGTCTCACGTACTGACTTTGAAGGATgctcccgtttccttccagcATCTACTGCACGAAGTGCGAGAGGCCGCTGTGCTGCTCGTGCGCGCTGCTGGACAGCCAGCACGCCCCGTTCTGCGACATCCGCAGCGAGACCCAGCGCAGGCAGGAGGAGCTCAGCACCATCAACCAGGAgctgaagcagaagagaagcGGCTTCGAGGCCACCTACACGGTGCTGCAGAATGAGGCCGTGCGGCTGGAGCGGGCGCAGCGGGAGATGCGGGAGCTGGTGCGGCAGCGCGCGGAGCAGCTGGTGCAGCTGATCCGGcgtgaggaagaggagctgctggggctggtggaggCGCGGGAGGAGCAGGGTCGGCGGGAGCTGGCGAGGGAGCTGCAGCACGTGGAGGGGGTGCTGCGGCGGATGGAGGTGGGCGAGCAGCTGGTGGAGAAGATGGGCCTCTACGCCACGGAGCAGGAGGTGATGGACATGCAGCCCTTCATCAAGGAGTCGCTGGAGGAGCTGAAGCAGCTGCAGCCGGTGGTGTCTGAGGACCGAGCACATCCTGAGAACTTTGCGGAGtgcagagccaggctgcaggCGCTGGTGGAGCGCGTCATGGGGCCATCAGGTGAGGACTCGCCGTGGGGATGGATCCAGGCACCCCACAGGGAGCAGGGACTTGGGCCAGCTCAGAAAGCCACTACCCAGCTCTGGGTCCCACAGGGTTCAGTGCCACGTCCCTGCAGCAAAACGAGCCCAGGTTCCCTCTTGTAGGGTGCTTATTTCCACTGGGGCCAAGATTTACTGCTTTGCTTATATGGCCAGAGCCCCTTTTTGATCTCCCAACAATCTGGCAGGCTCTGGTGATGCTGATTTCTGGGTCCCCAGAGGCTCCTAAACCCCTTGGGCCATCCCAAACCGAAGGATCAGGAAAGGCAAAGGAGACCAGAGCTGCCCCTTCCTTGCTGCAGCTCCCGAGCAGGTTtttcccagctcagctgctgccgGGGTCGGGTGGGAGCTCTGGAGGCTCCAATTTGGGATTACAGCCCTGCCCTCTCCATTGCAGGTACTAACTCTGCAGCTGTCCCCGTGGTCGAGGTGGCCCTGGAGAGCAACGTGGTGAGATGTCCGTGTTTCGTCCCGTTGTGCTGCCATGCGGGGAGGGCTCCTGGGTCAGCCAAGATGGggttttccccttcccctgaCCTTTGCAGGCCTTCCCCGAGGgtctgccttcccctccccagcccagcactcCCATTGCTTGATCAACAACAAATCCTCAGAGATGTTTCTGCCTGGGCAGAGAAGAACCTGCTTTGTAGCCATCATTTTCCCCTACCCTGCCATGCTCCTACCCCATCCCGCTTCTCCAAGCCTGCTGCTTGTCCCTCGTCTTCCACAGGGAAAGCCATAGTCTCCCGGCCGTGGGGCTGCCAAACACCCACAGCTCAAGCACAAGCCTTAAGCCAAGCCGGAGGGCTGgactgtgcctcagtttccccccagCTGAGGACGttgctgcccccccccagctctgcccactgCTCGGGgacaccccagccctgctgagggGTTGGTGGCCTTGAGGTTCACCCTAATGCTGCTCCATTCTCTGTCTGCAGCAAGAGGAGCCAATCCAGATGGAGAGGCCGAGCATCTTGCCCAACTTCACCATCAGCCTCGAGGGGATGCATATGAGCTCGGTAAGAaccaccccagccaggcaggagccTTTGGGGACCAGGAGATGCCACCCCGGCACCTTACATCCCCCGTGTTCTCATCCCTCCAGGCTCCCCCCAACACTGCATGGCCCAAGCGGAGGTTGCACTGCACGGAAAGGGGCAGCCAGATCTCGCCCAAGCTACTGAAGCTGGAGGATGACGATGTGCCAGGGCCCAGCAACTGCAGTTCAAACCAGTGGGATGGCAGAAGGGAGCCCAGCACCTCCACCCCGAGACAGGATTGCAGCAGCATCCGTGCAGCCCACAGCCACGCTGATGATGCAGGTGGGCACTGAGGGACGTGGCCCTCCTCGTTACCCcatctcttcccctctccttaTGGGTGTCCCCCACCTTTCCCAGCCTCTCTGCACCCCCATGCACGCAGAGCCTTGGCCAAACCCCCCTGGGTCAGAGAAGCAGAGGGTGGGAGCTGGTTCCAGGGGGTGAACACGAGAGCAATGCCCAGGGCTGGATGTGGATGCTCCATCCAGCTCCATGTCCAAAACCAAGCCtagggaagagagaagcagcaggacaaGTGTGCAGAGAGATttccctgcctcctgctccaggaGTTTTGGATTTTCCTGGAGCAAAAAACACTACAATTTTTAGCaaaacatgggtttttttttccccccgagCTTACCCAGCCCCACTCCAGCATCCCACAGTGAGGGGTCCTGGGCTCAGTTCTGCAAACAGGAGGGAGGACAAAATGCATCTTCTGGAGAGGCTGGTACAGGGTCCGTGGGGTGAAGCAGCAGTGGAGATGTTGCCCCCACCTTGGGGTGCATCTGAGAGCACCCAAGGGCTGGGTGGTTCATGGTCCTGGTAGAAGCGTTTGCCCTCTGCTGCAAAAATCAGGAGATAAGATCAGTCCTCCCATGGGAAAACTGGTGTGATCCAAAAATGACCATCTTGAAGCTTCAGCATCCTCCCGTTCCTTCCACAGAAGACACCAGCATCATCATCTGCAGCTCGGAGGACAGCGAGGAAGACACGGCGGTGAGTGTAAGGCCAGACCGACCTTGCTGAGCCATGCCGCAGGCAGAAGAGGCAGCTGCACCCCATCACCTCTGGGgtgcctttcccttccctccagccgTGCTCAAACCCGAGACTTCTCCCTTCCCAACATGAGCCAGATACTCGCTTGtggctttctcttcccctttggTTGCTCCCAGGGCATTCATGCCATCCCAAATCTAGTCCTCCTGGTCTAAGACCTTTGCTGGTATCTCCTGGTATTCTGGAGCAGCCAAGGTCCTCTCTCACAAGCAGCAAACCCCACCTTGAATTGGTCTGAGGTGGAATCCCACACCAGCTGATGCCCCAACACGACCCTTTTGAGTTGGTCCTTATggtcttcttcctttctgcttcgCTGGGAAGGTTGTtcacagattaaaaacaaaaaatcaattttcatataaaaatccAGTTTGTGAGTTGGATGTAGCATCCATGCTCAGAGAGTTCATCAGTCCTGTGCCTACACAGGCTGAGAAAGCTCCCAGGAGCCaccagagcaggcagggacCACCTGAGCCATCCCCAAAGTGACATTGCGGTGGCATTTCACAGCACTGATGCTGCAAAACTCTGTGTGTTGTGACCGAATGGCCCTGGCCGAGGTGGTTAGATGAACCAAGGGCATGGGATCCCTGCTGAGATCCCGCATCTCCAGCCTGAGCTGGGATCCCTGGGGAAATGGGGGTGAGCGCGACCAATTTGGGATCGGGGTGGTtgatttttccagattttccaGGGGGTTAacaaccccctttttttttgtatgaactAATGCAGAAGCTCTTCTTGCTCTTCAATAAAACTGTTTCCAGGTTAAACCCCAGCCTGCTGCCGTCTTCCttactctgtttttccttcGCTGTTCTTTGCTCTCCTGATTCATCtctaatggggaaaaaaagaaaaacaaatagagTTGTGGGGCTAAAACCCTGTCCCCACTCCCTGCTAATGCCAACAAACCCTCGAGGTTGGGGCTTTTGGGGACCTTAGGTGCTGGCTGTGAGAAATCCTGGTGTGAACCAAGCGTCCTTTGGTCCAATGTGGATTTAAGGGTGTAGCAAAGGCGCaggttgaaaaaaaagagaagtccCGAGGGTATAAACATCTCACCAATGATCAGGTGCTGGGCACTAAAGAAGTGAGACCTTGAGAGCTgggaaaaaatggtttaaagCCTGGAAAatggggggggaaaaatagCAGCTGAGTGAAAAAAGGGCTGAGCAATGGGGTGAGGCAGCAGGATGGAGCCCAGGGAAGCTGCAGCCTTCAAGAGGTGGAGAGCAAGGGCTGAGGAGCTGCTTAGAGGCTCCAACATCTTCCTCAGGGAgattttgggggtggggaggaaccTTTGTGGGGTCACCTGGGGACTGTCACGCTCTGCCCGCCGAGCCGAAGCCGCGAGAGCGTTGCCAGCACCCGGCTCTGCCCTGATCCGTCACCCACGGCTGCTGTGATGTGACGAGCACGGGTGATTCCCTCCTCAGAAATCCCCCACGTCTCCCCTCTCTGCCTAACCCCTTAATAAACCTTTTTTGTGTATCAATTTAATTTGCTGGTTGGGGTAACAAGAGCATCTGCGATTTGTCGCCAAGTTTGGTTCATCTAACCCTTCGGGCCAACTGGGTCACTCTGGGCACAGCCAGGcgagggggacacggggcactGCCACCACCCCACCACTGGTACCATCCTGCTCCCGTCCCTTCCCAGACAGGCTGAACCCCACATGCCCTTCAAACACCTAATTTTAACTTGGCATTTAAGCAATCCCACGTCCCCTGAGCTGAGGAGCACTTGGGTTTGCTCACGTGCCTGCAGACATGGCTCCAACCACGTTCCCACCACTCCTGGGTTGCAGGTGAAGGTGCAGAGAGCTGGTGTGGAGGGAGATGGACACCCCATCACTGTAGGGTGCCCAGGCCAAGGGGTGCAGGATAGTCCctgggggaaagagagaggaaaaccaAGGCTGGAGCCTCTTGAATGCATTGCTGTCCTGCTCTTCCCATGGGGAGATGTTCTCTATGGATGTCCATCCCTGCCGAGGCTGGGCAGGGGACAGTCGGTGGGGCTGCTTTTACTCATCTGTGGGAAGCACCGCTCTAGGCACAGGATCTGCTGAGCCTGGAGAGGCACCAAACCTCCTCCTGGCCTGATTCAGTCCCCTTTTCTTCTAGAGGCCACACAGATCTTTTAACTCTAGCGATATCTCATGTGGTGAGGTTGCTCAGCCACGCTTATGTCCGTGCATGAGCTGCATCCACATGAGATGCACAAAAAAGACACAGCAAATCCTTGGATCTGCATATATCCACTGCCTGGATCCCACCCCATGCTTAGGAGGAGCTGCATTCAGGGCTTTGCTCTTGCTCACTTGGCCCAGATCCTGGTTTTGGGCTCTCAGCGGGGCTCCCCATGGCCAGCCCACTCCTGAGACACAACACACATCCCACCCAGTGCCAGGACATCAGACCCTGTGGGTTTCATGGCATTGCACACAACCAGGTCCTTGCCCATGGCCAATGATGCACCCAAGGGTGCTCCTCATGCCTTCCCAGCCAGGTCCAAGAAGGCAGATGGGATTTGGTCCCCTTCTCCACTCTCTTGCAGGCCTCCAGCAAGCCCAGGGAGATCAAGAAGTCCTCCAGCCCCACATGGTCAGGGAGCAGCACCTCACCCCAGCACTGCGCTGGCGCCACCAGCTCCTGGGACGACGGGTCAGAGCTGAGCACCTTGGTGTTCCTCAGCTTGAAGGTTGACCAGAAAAGTAAGCATTGCCTTTCCCAGGCGCAGGGGGCTGGGTGGCAGAGAGTGACACCCCCAAATACTTACTCCAGCCTTgtcctttcccctctgcagcccagcacaTCATGGAGGTGGCAGCGACCAACGGAGAGCACACCTTCAAGACGCTGATTCAGACACCTGACTCGGTGCTGACGCTGCTCTCCCAGGGTGTCTCCATGGaggaggggctgcagcagctcctctggtACCTCTCCCTACTCCACAGGCCCATCCTCATCGTTTATAACTTCTGGGCACTGGAGCTGCCCGCTCTCTTTCAAGCCCTGGACGCCACGGGCAGGAAAGTGGACTTCTGCCATGTGGTGGGAGGTTATGTGGATATGTTGTCCTTGCTCAAGGAAAAACTGCCCGAGGCCCCTTCCTACAGGCTGAAGAACCTGCTGAAAcagcacctgcagcagcagttca is part of the Nyctibius grandis isolate bNycGra1 chromosome 11, bNycGra1.pri, whole genome shotgun sequence genome and encodes:
- the STOML1 gene encoding stomatin-like protein 1 isoform X1; the encoded protein is MFSRSGYQALPLGDFDRFQQSSIGVYGAQKGCFSFGSKEDLLGPAGNTADSSQGWLSWICHGVITSLVFLLMVVTFPISGWFALKIVPTYERMIIFRLGRIRAPQGPGVVLLLPFIDHWQRVDLRTRAFNVPPCKVVSKDGAVISMGADIQFRVWDPVLSVMMVKDLIAATRMTAQNAMTKTLVKKSLREIQVEKLRIGEQLLLEINDMTKSWGLEVDRVELNMEAVLQPPRENLMGPLATTPPMPGLEGLDGTIQQLAAHFFSNSLALAGSGTSAPGAAGSMETVNEVEPPTAPLLAATSSARRKPSADELLSAVEPILSEALVSQVGASYQVNIALPSGAQSSYFIDLSSGSGRAGCGVPEGSPDVILEVAEKDLQDLFMGNLRPLSAYMSGRLQVKGDLHLALKLEELVKAMKQHR
- the LOC137668749 gene encoding protein PML-like; the protein is MPDIPAAPRPPGPGPPAGGEGTAAPMETRPQPGTPSRSPPSHLDGDGTAASTTRPQPGTSLCSAPSHLDGDSTAAPTETRPQPGTSPCSLPSHLDGDSTAAPTDTRPQPGTPLCSPPSHLDGDSTAAPTETRSQPGTSPCSLPSHQDGDSTAAPMETGPQPGTPSCSPPPLLCMVEADFQFILCEGCRQESPNLKLLTCLHTLCLDCLSENKPIGQCPVCRTVIPQASGIPDMDNLLFTNLQARLNVYKKIINHSGPSCSRCQRNTAAVWCSECEEFLCAKCFEDHQWFFKKRSHEARRLEDLRAESARWFLEDTRKSCNIFCSNPSHASQGHISSIYCTKCERPLCCSCALLDSQHAPFCDIRSETQRRQEELSTINQELKQKRSGFEATYTVLQNEAVRLERAQREMRELVRQRAEQLVQLIRREEEELLGLVEAREEQGRRELARELQHVEGVLRRMEVGEQLVEKMGLYATEQEVMDMQPFIKESLEELKQLQPVVSEDRAHPENFAECRARLQALVERVMGPSGTNSAAVPVVEVALESNVQEEPIQMERPSILPNFTISLEGMHMSSAPPNTAWPKRRLHCTERGSQISPKLLKLEDDDVPGPSNCSSNQWDGRREPSTSTPRQDCSSIRAAHSHADDAEDTSIIICSSEDSEEDTAASSKPREIKKSSSPTWSGSSTSPQHCAGATSSWDDGSELSTLVFLSLKVDQKTQHIMEVAATNGEHTFKTLIQTPDSVLTLLSQGVSMEEGLQQLLWYLSLLHRPILIVYNFWALELPALFQALDATGRKVDFCHVVGGYVDMLSLLKEKLPEAPSYRLKNLLKQHLQQQFNGGSTVATAKALQDLWGVLELPAWADMETMLTHRNLQSYTVLQPLVREKLLTRRAAKVLAQRNLILWELEEM
- the STOML1 gene encoding stomatin-like protein 1 isoform X2, encoding MFSRSGYQALPLGDFDRFQQSSIGVYGAQKGCFSFGSKEDLLGPAGNTADSSQGWLSWICHGVITSLVFLLMVVTFPISGWFALKIVPTYERMIIFRLGRIRAPQGPGVVLLLPFIDHWQRVDLRTRAFNVPPCKVVSKDGAVISMGADIQFRVWDPVLSVMMVKDLIAATRMTAQNAMTKTLVKKSLREIQVEKLRIGEQLLLEINDMTKSWGLEVDRVELNMEAVLQPPRENLMGPLATTPPMPGLEGLDGTIQQLAAHFFSNSLALAGSGTSAPGAGSMETVNEVEPPTAPLLAATSSARRKPSADELLSAVEPILSEALVSQVGASYQVNIALPSGAQSSYFIDLSSGSGRAGCGVPEGSPDVILEVAEKDLQDLFMGNLRPLSAYMSGRLQVKGDLHLALKLEELVKAMKQHR